From the Arthrobacter sp. PM3 genome, one window contains:
- the secE gene encoding preprotein translocase subunit SecE, with product MSEDQVTETAASSSKGRPAKNAAKPGFFARIAIFIRQVIGELKKVVAPTRKELINYTLVVLVFVTIMMIIVTLLDLAFGTAVSWVFGGSGPTDR from the coding sequence ATGAGTGAGGACCAGGTGACCGAAACAGCTGCCAGCAGCTCCAAAGGCCGCCCCGCTAAGAACGCCGCTAAGCCCGGCTTCTTTGCTCGCATCGCGATCTTCATCCGCCAGGTTATTGGCGAACTGAAGAAGGTCGTCGCACCGACCCGTAAAGAACTGATCAACTACACGCTCGTGGTGCTGGTGTTCGTGACCATCATGATGATCATCGTCACGCTGCTGGACCTGGCCTTTGGGACCGCGGTCAGCTGGGTCTTCGGCGGCAGCGGCCCCACGGACCGCTAA
- a CDS encoding pyridoxal phosphate-dependent aminotransferase — protein sequence MSAARISQRISAIAESATLAVDAKAKALKAAGRPVIGFGAGEPDFPTPGYIVQAAIEAASQPKYHRYSPAGGLPELKQAIAEKTFRDSGYKAEASQVLVTNGGKQAVYNTFATLLDPGDEVIVPTPFWTTYPEAIRLAGGVPVEVFAGPEQEYLVTVDQLEAALTDRTKILLFVSPSNPTGAVYLPEQVKAIGQWAASKGLWVVTDEIYEHLTYDGVPFTSIATAVPELGDKVVILNGVAKTYAMTGWRVGWMIGPADVIKAATNLQSHATSNVSNIPQIAALAAVSGPLTAVDEMKVAFDRRRKAIVAGLNAIDGVECPTPKGAFYVYADVRALLGREFPSANGPVRPATSAELAALILDEVEVAVVPGEAFGPSGYLRLSYALGDEDLATGVGRLQDFLGKAQ from the coding sequence ATGTCTGCCGCCCGCATTTCCCAGCGCATTTCCGCCATAGCCGAATCCGCCACACTGGCCGTCGATGCCAAGGCGAAGGCGCTGAAGGCGGCCGGCCGGCCGGTGATCGGCTTCGGCGCCGGAGAACCCGACTTCCCGACCCCCGGCTACATCGTGCAGGCCGCCATCGAGGCCGCCAGCCAGCCGAAGTACCACCGCTACTCCCCCGCCGGCGGGCTGCCGGAGCTCAAGCAGGCCATCGCGGAGAAGACGTTCCGGGATTCCGGCTACAAGGCCGAAGCGTCGCAGGTACTGGTCACCAACGGCGGCAAGCAGGCCGTGTACAACACCTTCGCCACGCTGCTGGATCCGGGCGACGAGGTGATCGTCCCCACCCCGTTCTGGACCACGTACCCGGAGGCCATCCGGCTCGCCGGCGGCGTGCCGGTGGAAGTCTTCGCGGGCCCGGAGCAGGAGTACCTGGTCACCGTGGACCAGCTGGAGGCTGCCCTCACCGACCGCACCAAGATCCTGCTCTTCGTGTCCCCCTCGAACCCCACCGGCGCCGTGTACTTGCCGGAGCAGGTCAAGGCGATCGGCCAGTGGGCGGCGTCCAAGGGCCTGTGGGTGGTCACCGACGAAATCTACGAGCACCTGACCTACGACGGCGTGCCGTTCACGTCGATCGCCACCGCGGTTCCGGAACTCGGCGACAAGGTGGTCATCCTCAACGGTGTCGCCAAGACGTACGCCATGACCGGCTGGCGCGTGGGCTGGATGATCGGCCCCGCGGACGTCATCAAGGCGGCCACCAACCTGCAGTCCCACGCCACGTCGAACGTCTCCAACATCCCCCAGATCGCCGCCTTGGCCGCCGTATCCGGGCCACTGACTGCCGTCGATGAGATGAAGGTGGCTTTTGACCGCCGCCGCAAGGCGATTGTCGCCGGCCTGAACGCCATTGACGGCGTCGAATGCCCGACGCCGAAGGGCGCGTTCTACGTGTACGCGGACGTCCGTGCGCTGCTGGGCCGGGAATTCCCGTCCGCGAACGGTCCGGTACGGCCCGCGACGTCGGCCGAGCTCGCCGCGCTGATTCTCGATGAGGTTGAGGTCGCCGTGGTTCCGGGCGAGGCCTTCGGGCCGTCCGGCTATCTGCGCCTGTCCTACGCCCTGGGCGACGAGGACCTGGCGACCGGCGTCGGCCGCCTGCAGGACTTCCTCGGCAAGGCCCAATAG
- a CDS encoding response regulator transcription factor: protein MSSSAPENRAPIRVVIVDDHAIFRSGLKADLDPDIAVAGEAGTVEEAVAVIAAQRPDVVLLDVHLPGGRGGGGREVLAGSAPLLATTRFLALSVSDAAEDVVSVIRAGARGYVTKTISGAEISGAVRRVAGGDAVFSPRLAGFVLDAFGTAPADIADDELDKLSARELEVMRLIARGYSYKEVAKELFISIKTVETHVSAVLRKLQLSSRHELTRWAAERRLL, encoded by the coding sequence GTGAGCAGTTCAGCACCGGAAAACCGTGCCCCGATCCGGGTCGTGATCGTGGACGACCACGCCATTTTCCGCTCCGGACTGAAGGCCGACCTGGACCCGGACATCGCCGTCGCGGGCGAGGCCGGGACCGTGGAGGAGGCGGTCGCCGTCATCGCAGCCCAGCGCCCCGACGTCGTCCTCTTGGACGTCCACCTGCCCGGCGGGCGGGGCGGCGGTGGCCGGGAGGTGCTGGCCGGGTCGGCGCCGCTGCTGGCCACCACGCGGTTCCTGGCGCTGAGTGTCTCGGATGCGGCCGAGGACGTGGTGTCCGTCATTCGGGCCGGCGCACGCGGCTACGTCACCAAGACGATTTCCGGGGCCGAGATCAGCGGGGCCGTCCGCCGGGTAGCGGGCGGCGACGCCGTCTTCTCGCCCAGGCTGGCGGGTTTCGTCCTGGACGCGTTCGGGACTGCCCCCGCGGACATCGCCGACGACGAGCTCGACAAGCTCTCGGCCCGGGAGCTCGAAGTGATGCGCCTGATCGCGCGCGGGTACAGCTACAAGGAAGTGGCCAAGGAGCTGTTCATCTCGATCAAGACGGTCGAAACCCACGTCTCGGCCGTCCTGCGGAAACTTCAGCTGTCCAGCCGCCACGAACTGACCCGCTGGGCCGCCGAGCGCCGCCTCCTCTAA
- a CDS encoding ATP-binding protein, with the protein MTTPRPPLVRSSDRVIAGVCAGLANHLGWPVRMVRIGMVVAALAGGAGVAFYAWLWIMVPTADESDRRNTRRPASPIAPAVSDPRAAGVPGTSGSPVPDGTAETARTAPQGSWRARMPGMAFGKEILLGAGLLLAAGILIARLLGVDVPLGTLIPVAAILGGAAIAWMQLDETRRAGLVDKTKADQAGGWARLAAGLALVVAGVLVMVSGSGSWEQTWLALLASVAVLGGVALVLLPWGLKFWRDLETERAGRVRATERAEIAAHLHDSVLQTLALIQRRAGNEHDVIRLARAQERELRGWLYRDADKEPGSLSEGVKAAAAEVEDALGEAVEVVSVGDCVMTQRHEALVQAAREAMLNAARHGGGAVSVYLEVTDGAAEVFVKDRGPGFDPDSVPPDRLGVRESIIGRMHRHGGTAAIISSPDGTEVRLRLPVTDGASAGTTSAGTAASAANNSNGEAKL; encoded by the coding sequence ATGACAACCCCGCGCCCTCCGCTGGTCCGCAGCAGCGACCGCGTGATCGCCGGCGTCTGCGCAGGCCTCGCCAACCACCTGGGCTGGCCGGTGCGCATGGTCCGGATCGGCATGGTGGTCGCCGCGCTCGCGGGCGGCGCCGGGGTTGCCTTCTACGCGTGGCTCTGGATCATGGTCCCCACCGCGGATGAGAGCGATCGGCGCAATACCCGCCGCCCGGCGTCGCCCATTGCTCCGGCCGTCAGCGACCCCCGCGCCGCCGGCGTCCCGGGCACCTCCGGGTCCCCGGTGCCGGATGGGACCGCGGAGACTGCCCGGACGGCACCGCAGGGGTCCTGGCGGGCCAGGATGCCCGGCATGGCCTTCGGCAAGGAGATCCTGCTGGGCGCGGGCTTGCTGCTGGCCGCCGGGATCCTGATCGCCCGGCTCCTGGGGGTCGACGTGCCGCTGGGCACGCTCATCCCGGTGGCGGCGATCCTGGGCGGTGCCGCGATCGCCTGGATGCAGCTGGACGAGACCCGCCGCGCCGGACTCGTGGACAAAACCAAGGCGGACCAGGCAGGCGGCTGGGCCCGCCTCGCGGCCGGCCTGGCCCTCGTGGTGGCCGGAGTGCTGGTGATGGTCTCCGGCTCGGGGTCCTGGGAGCAGACCTGGCTGGCGCTCCTTGCCTCCGTCGCGGTGCTCGGCGGCGTGGCCCTGGTGCTGCTGCCCTGGGGGCTGAAATTCTGGCGGGACCTGGAAACCGAGCGCGCCGGCCGGGTCCGGGCCACCGAGCGCGCCGAGATCGCCGCCCACCTCCACGACTCCGTGCTGCAGACTCTCGCCCTGATCCAGCGCCGCGCCGGTAACGAACACGACGTCATCCGGCTCGCCCGCGCGCAGGAACGGGAGCTGCGCGGCTGGCTGTACCGTGACGCGGACAAGGAACCCGGCAGCCTGTCCGAAGGCGTCAAAGCCGCCGCCGCCGAGGTCGAAGATGCTTTGGGGGAGGCGGTTGAAGTGGTCAGCGTGGGCGACTGTGTCATGACCCAACGCCATGAGGCCCTGGTCCAGGCCGCCCGCGAGGCCATGCTGAACGCCGCCCGCCACGGCGGCGGTGCCGTGTCCGTCTACCTCGAAGTCACGGACGGCGCCGCGGAAGTCTTCGTCAAGGACCGCGGCCCGGGCTTCGACCCGGACTCCGTTCCGCCGGACCGGCTCGGTGTGCGGGAGTCGATCATCGGGCGGATGCACCGGCACGGAGGCACCGCCGCCATCATCAGCAGCCCGGACGGCACCGAGGTGCGGCTTCGGCTGCCGGTCACCGACGGCGCATCAGCCGGAACTACTTCTGCCGGAACTGCGGCGTCTGCCGCCAACAACAGCAACGGAGAGGCCAAACTGTGA
- a CDS encoding PspC domain-containing protein has product MNPHTPHPDEGRSSADRHATDQSAPDSAESGLPDAGPTDAGQADAGSPYPGPSAAGPGGGRQQEPPRLYATGDPEGPYAPPPYYGGTPTPDGPPQGGPMPGPQGQNFFDWIRSQGISRGRDRWIGGVASGIAHRLGIDPLIIRGVLIVLTVFAGLGVLAYGLAWALLPEPDGRIHVQEAAAGRWTAGMTGALITTVIGFPSLGAGVWGWDRYGFGAFVWTVFWVGGAIYVVYYLTQRNKSRNGAAPMSSRYESSSPAGAAAFAGTAGAGQPAAATDFPHDGGPAYPGPVNDSVASPAGPDWGLSAPAATPPGSMPPGGYFPEPGPVPPRPAPRNLGPGAPAVAITVGAALLVGGGIKALDAAHVINLGDAGNALVWAVAAGILGLGILIAGLRGRTSGILSFFAVVALLIGGIFSVIPHGDRFRFQNADWAPASIEQARGGFEITGGTGTADLSKVALDPPLRTDVVIPIDATASNLTVVIPATVPVQIQADMTMGNLHEGTRDHGGVTNLNSDYNTSQPGARMVVRISGTVSNVTIKEGN; this is encoded by the coding sequence ATGAACCCGCACACTCCGCACCCCGATGAAGGCCGGTCCTCCGCTGACCGGCACGCGACGGATCAATCAGCCCCGGATTCCGCCGAAAGCGGTCTTCCCGACGCAGGCCCAACCGACGCAGGCCAGGCCGACGCCGGTTCGCCCTACCCGGGCCCGTCCGCCGCCGGGCCGGGCGGCGGACGGCAGCAGGAGCCGCCCCGGCTCTACGCCACCGGCGACCCGGAGGGCCCCTATGCCCCGCCGCCGTACTACGGCGGAACTCCGACCCCGGACGGACCGCCGCAGGGCGGACCCATGCCGGGACCGCAGGGGCAGAACTTCTTCGACTGGATCCGCAGCCAGGGCATCTCCCGCGGACGCGACCGGTGGATCGGCGGCGTCGCCAGCGGCATCGCGCACCGGCTCGGCATCGACCCCCTGATCATTCGGGGTGTCCTGATCGTCCTGACGGTGTTCGCCGGCCTGGGTGTGCTCGCCTACGGCCTGGCCTGGGCACTGCTGCCCGAACCCGACGGCCGCATCCACGTCCAGGAGGCTGCCGCCGGCCGGTGGACTGCCGGCATGACCGGCGCCCTCATCACCACCGTCATCGGCTTCCCCAGCCTCGGCGCCGGCGTCTGGGGCTGGGACCGGTACGGCTTCGGTGCCTTCGTCTGGACCGTGTTCTGGGTGGGCGGTGCCATCTACGTCGTCTACTACCTGACCCAGCGCAACAAGTCCCGGAACGGAGCCGCTCCCATGTCATCGCGCTACGAGTCCAGCAGCCCTGCCGGCGCCGCAGCGTTTGCCGGCACTGCCGGCGCCGGGCAGCCGGCCGCCGCCACGGACTTCCCGCACGACGGCGGCCCCGCCTACCCCGGACCCGTCAACGATTCCGTCGCCTCCCCCGCCGGGCCTGACTGGGGGCTGAGCGCACCGGCTGCCACCCCGCCGGGTTCCATGCCCCCCGGCGGCTACTTCCCGGAGCCGGGGCCCGTTCCGCCGCGGCCGGCCCCGCGCAACCTGGGCCCGGGCGCGCCGGCCGTCGCCATTACGGTCGGCGCCGCGCTCCTGGTAGGTGGCGGCATCAAGGCCCTCGACGCCGCCCACGTGATCAATCTCGGCGACGCCGGCAACGCGCTGGTCTGGGCCGTCGCCGCCGGCATCCTGGGCCTCGGGATCCTGATAGCGGGCTTGCGCGGACGGACCTCGGGGATCCTGAGCTTCTTCGCCGTCGTGGCCCTGCTGATCGGCGGAATCTTCAGCGTGATACCGCACGGCGACCGGTTCCGGTTCCAGAACGCCGACTGGGCGCCTGCCAGCATCGAACAGGCCCGCGGCGGCTTTGAGATCACGGGCGGGACCGGAACGGCTGACCTCAGCAAGGTGGCCCTGGACCCGCCGCTGCGCACCGACGTCGTCATTCCGATCGACGCGACGGCCAGCAACCTGACCGTCGTCATTCCCGCCACCGTCCCCGTGCAGATCCAGGCGGACATGACCATGGGGAACCTGCACGAAGGCACCCGGGACCACGGCGGGGTGACCAACCTGAACAGCGACTACAACACGTCCCAGCCGGGCGCCCGGATGGTGGTCCGGATTTCCGGCACCGTCAGCAACGTGACCATCAAGGAAGGCAACTGA
- a CDS encoding PspC domain-containing protein yields the protein MDKFFNSVRGLGLKRGPQRWVGGVCGGIAAKLNVDVAWVRIAYLLLSLLPGPAFVFYIAAWLLLPDQRNAIILESFLAKRSPRP from the coding sequence ATGGATAAATTCTTCAACTCCGTCCGGGGCCTCGGCCTGAAACGCGGTCCGCAGCGCTGGGTCGGCGGCGTGTGCGGCGGGATTGCCGCCAAACTGAATGTCGACGTGGCGTGGGTCCGCATCGCCTACCTGCTCCTGAGCCTGCTCCCCGGCCCGGCCTTCGTGTTCTACATTGCCGCGTGGCTGCTCCTGCCGGACCAGCGCAACGCCATCATCCTGGAATCGTTCCTCGCGAAGCGTTCCCCGCGGCCCTGA
- a CDS encoding 6-phosphofructokinase, with translation MKIGILTSGGDCPGLNAVIRGAVLKGIAVHGQQFVGFRDGWRGVVEGDIVEIPRTMVRGIAKQGGTILGTSRTNPFENGGGPEVIKDHMDRLGIDAIIAIGGEGTLAAAKRLTDAGLKIVGVPKTVDNDLDATDYTFGFDTAVEIATEAIDRLRTTGESHHRCMIAEVMGRHVGWIALHAGMASGAHAILIPEQKASMEQIAEWVVSARDRGRAPLVVVAEGFVPEGQESPHSERGLDTFGRPRLGGIAEMLAPELEARTGIETRATVLGHIQRGGVPTAFDRVLATRLGMAAIDSVVEKRWGTMVSLHGTDIVHVGFDAALGNLKSVPQDRYDEAAVLFG, from the coding sequence ATGAAAATTGGAATCCTCACCAGCGGCGGAGACTGCCCCGGACTGAACGCCGTCATCCGTGGCGCCGTCCTCAAGGGCATCGCCGTCCACGGCCAGCAGTTCGTAGGATTCCGGGATGGCTGGCGCGGCGTGGTGGAGGGCGACATCGTCGAGATTCCCCGCACCATGGTCCGGGGCATCGCGAAGCAGGGCGGCACCATCCTTGGCACCTCCCGCACCAACCCGTTCGAAAACGGCGGCGGCCCCGAGGTCATCAAGGACCACATGGACCGCCTGGGCATCGACGCGATCATCGCCATCGGCGGCGAGGGCACCCTGGCCGCCGCCAAGCGCCTCACCGACGCCGGCCTCAAGATCGTGGGCGTGCCCAAGACGGTCGACAACGACCTCGACGCCACGGACTACACCTTCGGTTTCGACACCGCCGTGGAAATCGCCACCGAGGCGATCGACCGGCTGCGCACCACCGGCGAATCGCACCACCGCTGCATGATCGCCGAGGTCATGGGCCGGCACGTGGGCTGGATTGCCCTGCACGCCGGAATGGCCTCCGGCGCGCACGCCATCCTGATCCCGGAGCAGAAGGCGTCGATGGAACAGATCGCCGAGTGGGTTGTCTCCGCCCGCGACCGCGGCCGCGCCCCGCTGGTGGTCGTCGCCGAAGGATTCGTCCCCGAGGGCCAGGAGTCTCCGCACTCCGAGCGCGGACTGGACACGTTCGGCCGCCCGCGCCTGGGCGGCATCGCCGAGATGCTCGCGCCCGAGCTCGAGGCACGCACCGGCATCGAGACCCGCGCCACCGTTCTGGGCCACATCCAGCGCGGCGGCGTCCCGACCGCCTTCGACCGGGTCCTGGCCACCCGGCTGGGCATGGCCGCCATCGACTCGGTGGTCGAGAAGCGCTGGGGGACGATGGTGTCGCTGCACGGCACGGACATTGTGCACGTCGGTTTCGACGCCGCGCTCGGAAACCTCAAGTCCGTCCCGCAGGACCGCTACGACGAGGCTGCCGTCCTCTTCGGCTGA